One genomic segment of Roseivirga misakiensis includes these proteins:
- the odhB gene encoding 2-oxoglutarate dehydrogenase complex dihydrolipoyllysine-residue succinyltransferase, protein MSLEIKVPAVGESITEVTIAQWFKQEGDQVEMDEVICELESDKATFELNAEAAGKLHIVAQEGDTLEIDELICTIDTDSAGETKTESSPAPEAASSDKPASEGPKSTGEIKEMIVPTVGESITEVTISSWLKADGDFVELDEVIAEVDSDKATFELPAEANGILRIVAQEDDTIEIGALICKIEVMEGGAPTAESTPAPATTDTSSSTSSTSENETYATGHASPAAAKILAEKGIDPANVKGTGKDGRITKEDAEKAQVTAPKPAAAPAKQEETAEAIAAPGSRNERRERMTSLRKTVSKRLVSVKNETAMLTTFNEVNMKPIMDIRKQYKEKFKEKYEVGLGFMSFFTKAVTVAAQEWPAVNARIEGNEIVYNDFVDVSIAVSAPKGLMVPVIRNAESMSFDQIEKEIIRLATKARDGKLTIDEMTGGTFTVTNGGIFGSMLSTPIINAPQSAILGMHNIVERPMAVNGEVKILPIMYVALSYDHRIVDGRESVSFLVRVKELLEDPTRLLLGI, encoded by the coding sequence ATGAGTTTGGAAATTAAAGTCCCAGCAGTTGGTGAATCCATCACAGAAGTAACCATAGCACAGTGGTTCAAGCAAGAAGGTGATCAAGTCGAAATGGACGAAGTCATCTGTGAGCTTGAATCTGACAAAGCCACCTTTGAATTAAATGCGGAAGCCGCAGGTAAGCTACACATTGTAGCTCAGGAAGGTGACACACTCGAAATAGATGAACTCATCTGTACGATCGATACGGATTCAGCCGGAGAAACAAAAACTGAATCATCCCCTGCTCCTGAGGCAGCTTCATCTGATAAACCAGCTTCGGAAGGACCTAAATCAACCGGTGAAATCAAGGAAATGATTGTTCCTACCGTGGGAGAGTCAATAACAGAAGTTACTATTTCAAGTTGGTTGAAAGCCGATGGTGACTTTGTAGAACTAGATGAGGTGATAGCAGAAGTCGACTCTGATAAAGCGACTTTTGAGTTACCAGCAGAAGCTAACGGAATCTTAAGAATAGTCGCACAAGAAGATGACACCATAGAAATTGGTGCTCTTATTTGTAAAATCGAGGTAATGGAAGGCGGCGCTCCTACAGCAGAGAGCACACCTGCCCCAGCGACCACTGATACGAGTAGTAGCACTTCTTCGACTTCGGAAAACGAAACCTACGCCACAGGGCATGCATCACCTGCAGCCGCTAAAATATTGGCTGAAAAAGGGATAGACCCAGCTAATGTTAAGGGCACTGGAAAAGATGGACGCATTACTAAGGAAGATGCCGAAAAAGCACAAGTAACGGCACCAAAACCAGCCGCAGCTCCAGCGAAACAAGAAGAAACCGCAGAAGCTATAGCAGCACCAGGAAGTAGAAATGAAAGAAGAGAGCGCATGACCTCTCTAAGAAAAACAGTTTCAAAAAGATTGGTATCTGTTAAAAATGAGACCGCTATGCTCACCACATTCAATGAGGTGAACATGAAGCCTATCATGGATATCAGAAAACAGTATAAAGAAAAATTCAAAGAGAAATACGAAGTTGGACTCGGTTTCATGTCATTCTTCACAAAAGCTGTTACTGTAGCTGCTCAAGAATGGCCAGCGGTAAATGCTCGTATTGAAGGAAATGAAATTGTATACAATGATTTTGTCGATGTATCCATAGCAGTTTCTGCACCAAAAGGACTCATGGTTCCTGTGATTAGAAATGCAGAATCTATGTCTTTCGATCAGATTGAAAAAGAAATTATTCGTTTAGCGACTAAAGCACGTGACGGGAAACTGACAATTGATGAAATGACAGGAGGAACCTTTACAGTTACCAATGGAGGAATCTTCGGCTCAATGCTGTCAACCCCAATCATCAATGCACCGCAATCCGCAATTTTGGGAATGCACAATATTGTGGAGCGCCCAATGGCTGTAAATGGCGAAGTGAAGATTTTGCCAATTATGTATGTCGCGCTTTCTTACGATCACAGGATTGTTGATGGACGAGAATCAGTTAGCTTCTTAGTTCGAGTAAAAGAACTACTGGAAGATCCTACACGATTGTTATTGGGCATATAA
- the lpdA gene encoding dihydrolipoyl dehydrogenase: protein MKYDVTVIGSGPGGYIAAVRCAQLGMKTAIIEKYNTLGGTCLNVGCIPSKALLDSSEHYHNATHTFKDHGIELSDLKVDFKQMIERKTQVVNQVTGGVDFLMKKNKIDVFHGLGSFIDKNNIKVTDGDGKETKIETDKTIIATGSKPASLPFIEIDKKRIITSTEALVLKEIPKHMIVIGGGVIGMELGSVYARLGAQVSVVEFMDDIIPSMDKTMGKELKKALKKLGFQFYLGHKVVEVKGTAKTVTIKAENKKGEIVDIKGDYCLVSIGRKPYTEGLGLENAGVKMDDRGRIEVDEHLKTSTDNIYAIGDVVKGAMLAHKAEEEGVFVAEVINGEKPHINYNLIPGVVYTWPEVAAVGQTEEQLKESGRAYKSGSFPYRALGRARASMDIDGLVKVLADKETDEILGVHMIGARTADMIAEAVVAMEFRASAEDIARMSHAHPTYTEAFKEACLAATDNRALNV from the coding sequence ATGAAATACGATGTAACAGTAATTGGTTCTGGGCCAGGTGGCTATATCGCTGCAGTTCGTTGCGCGCAGTTGGGCATGAAAACCGCCATTATTGAAAAGTATAATACACTAGGCGGTACTTGTTTAAATGTGGGTTGTATTCCATCAAAGGCATTGCTCGATTCCTCCGAACACTATCACAACGCAACACACACATTCAAAGATCATGGAATAGAATTGAGTGACCTAAAAGTCGACTTCAAGCAGATGATCGAACGCAAAACACAAGTTGTGAATCAAGTAACTGGTGGCGTTGACTTCTTGATGAAGAAGAATAAAATCGACGTTTTTCATGGGTTAGGCTCTTTCATCGATAAAAATAATATCAAGGTGACCGATGGTGATGGTAAGGAAACCAAAATTGAAACAGACAAAACCATTATTGCCACTGGTTCGAAACCAGCATCGCTCCCATTTATTGAAATCGATAAGAAGCGAATTATTACATCTACTGAAGCCTTAGTATTAAAGGAAATACCAAAACATATGATCGTCATAGGTGGTGGGGTTATCGGTATGGAATTAGGATCAGTATATGCCAGACTTGGGGCTCAAGTATCGGTAGTAGAATTTATGGACGATATTATTCCTTCTATGGACAAAACCATGGGTAAGGAATTGAAAAAGGCATTGAAAAAGCTAGGATTTCAATTTTACCTCGGCCACAAAGTGGTAGAAGTAAAAGGAACGGCTAAAACTGTCACCATTAAAGCCGAAAACAAAAAAGGAGAGATTGTCGACATTAAAGGTGATTATTGCCTTGTGTCAATTGGTCGTAAACCTTACACAGAAGGACTTGGCTTGGAAAACGCAGGAGTTAAAATGGACGACCGAGGCAGAATTGAAGTAGACGAACATTTGAAAACGTCAACTGATAATATCTACGCCATCGGTGATGTTGTAAAAGGCGCAATGCTGGCACACAAAGCCGAAGAAGAGGGTGTCTTTGTAGCAGAAGTTATCAACGGGGAGAAACCTCATATCAATTACAACTTAATTCCAGGTGTGGTTTATACTTGGCCAGAAGTTGCCGCAGTCGGACAAACTGAAGAGCAACTAAAAGAGAGTGGAAGAGCTTACAAATCAGGCTCGTTCCCATATAGAGCTCTTGGACGTGCTAGAGCATCGATGGATATTGATGGTTTGGTAAAAGTGCTGGCAGATAAGGAAACTGATGAGATATTAGGTGTACATATGATTGGCGCCAGAACGGCCGATATGATTGCCGAAGCAGTTGTAGCCATGGAATTTAGAGCTTCCGCTGAAGATATCGCCAGGATGTCACACGC